Proteins co-encoded in one Sulfurimonas sp. HSL1-2 genomic window:
- the murJ gene encoding murein biosynthesis integral membrane protein MurJ: MFKSIFTNSFGILFSRILGFARDLLTASILGANIYSDIFFIAFKLPNLFRRIFAEGAFTQSFLPAFTRSKHKAVFSVHVFLVFLGIILLMTLAVNLFPALAAKVIALGFDAQTVQMAAPYVAINFFYLPLIFAVTFLSTFLQYKNHFATTAFATGLLNIALIIALLLARDGSDETVVLYLSYGVVLGGFAQLFVHLLAIRGLNLHRLLSGGIRYYGRKAARIREETRRFTREFFPAVWGNSTAQIAAFLDTWLASFLSAGVISYLYYANRVFQLPLALFAIATSIALFPRISRHLKHDNEAQAHAMLAKAFWFLLYLLSFSAVGGIVLAAEITQLLFERGAFTADNTAATALILQMYLIGLIPFGLGKLFSLWLYAQRRQGEAAKIATWSLGTNVLLSLALIAPLGGAGLALASSLGGTVALAATLRAVGRAHVSAIIRPKNGLRWLFAVALFTLAVLAFKELLHAYI; this comes from the coding sequence ATGTTTAAATCCATCTTTACCAACAGCTTCGGCATCCTCTTTTCGCGCATCCTCGGGTTTGCCCGCGACCTGCTCACTGCGTCGATACTGGGCGCGAACATCTACAGTGACATCTTCTTTATCGCCTTCAAACTCCCAAACCTTTTCCGGCGTATCTTTGCGGAGGGGGCCTTCACCCAGTCCTTCCTTCCCGCCTTTACCCGTTCGAAGCACAAGGCGGTCTTTTCGGTCCACGTCTTCCTTGTCTTCCTGGGCATCATCTTGCTGATGACCCTCGCGGTCAACCTCTTTCCCGCCCTTGCGGCCAAGGTGATCGCCCTGGGGTTTGACGCGCAGACGGTGCAGATGGCCGCCCCCTACGTCGCCATCAACTTCTTCTACCTGCCGCTCATCTTTGCCGTCACCTTTCTGAGCACCTTTTTGCAGTACAAAAACCACTTTGCCACCACGGCCTTTGCGACCGGCCTGCTCAATATTGCCCTGATCATCGCCCTCCTGCTCGCCCGCGACGGCAGCGATGAGACCGTGGTGCTCTATCTGAGCTACGGGGTCGTCCTCGGCGGCTTTGCCCAGCTCTTTGTCCATCTGCTGGCCATCCGCGGCCTGAACCTCCACCGCCTCCTCAGCGGCGGCATCCGCTACTACGGCCGCAAAGCCGCCAGGATCAGGGAGGAGACCCGCCGCTTCACCCGGGAGTTCTTCCCCGCGGTCTGGGGAAACTCGACGGCGCAGATTGCCGCTTTCCTGGACACCTGGCTCGCCAGTTTCCTCAGCGCCGGGGTCATCAGCTACCTCTACTACGCCAACCGCGTCTTCCAGCTGCCGCTGGCACTCTTTGCCATCGCCACCTCGATCGCCCTCTTCCCCAGGATCTCCCGCCACCTCAAGCACGACAACGAGGCGCAGGCGCACGCCATGCTTGCCAAGGCGTTCTGGTTCCTGCTCTACCTGCTCAGCTTTTCGGCGGTCGGCGGGATCGTCCTGGCCGCAGAGATCACGCAGCTGCTCTTCGAACGCGGGGCGTTCACGGCCGACAACACGGCTGCCACGGCCCTGATCCTGCAGATGTACCTCATCGGCCTCATCCCCTTCGGCCTCGGCAAGCTCTTTTCCCTGTGGCTTTACGCCCAGCGCCGGCAGGGTGAAGCGGCGAAGATCGCGACCTGGAGCCTGGGGACGAACGTGCTGCTCTCTCTGGCGCTTATCGCCCCCCTCGGCGGCGCGGGGCTGGCCCTGGCCTCGTCGCTCGGCGGCACCGTCGCCCTCGCGGCCACGCTGCGGGCCGTGGGACGGGCACACGTATCTGCTATAATTCGCCCGAAAAACGGGCTCCGGTGGCTGTTTGCCGTCGCACTCTTCACCCTGGCCGTCCTCGCATTCAAGGAGCTGCTCCATGCATATATTTGA
- the ruvA gene encoding Holliday junction branch migration protein RuvA produces the protein MIVGIEGAVEHKEPTLVHLNVSGLIYEVFISLQTYGAIREPRVKLHTSHIIREDAQLLFGFFEKSEKVLFERLIKINGVGPKVAQAICSTFTPAQFGQVIAAGDITQLKRVPGIGPKSAGRILVELAGFDIELTAGHAAVPAASGEAAQALESLGFKKEEVARALAKCESTETSALVKEALKLLQKL, from the coding sequence ATGATCGTCGGGATTGAAGGCGCGGTAGAACACAAAGAACCAACACTGGTGCATCTGAATGTTTCGGGCCTGATCTACGAGGTTTTTATTTCACTTCAGACCTACGGCGCCATCCGCGAACCCCGGGTCAAACTCCACACCTCCCACATTATCCGCGAAGACGCCCAGCTGCTGTTCGGTTTTTTCGAGAAGAGCGAAAAGGTGCTTTTCGAACGGCTCATCAAGATCAACGGCGTCGGCCCCAAGGTCGCGCAGGCGATCTGTTCGACCTTCACGCCGGCGCAGTTCGGGCAGGTGATCGCGGCCGGCGACATCACCCAGCTCAAGCGCGTGCCCGGTATCGGTCCCAAGAGTGCGGGGCGGATTCTCGTGGAGCTGGCCGGTTTCGACATCGAACTGACCGCCGGACATGCGGCCGTCCCGGCCGCCTCCGGCGAAGCGGCACAGGCCCTGGAGTCCCTGGGCTTCAAGAAAGAGGAAGTGGCCAGAGCCCTGGCCAAATGCGAAAGCACCGAGACCTCCGCCCTCGTCAAAGAGGCGCTCAAACTACTTCAGAAACTGTAA
- a CDS encoding D-alanine--D-alanine ligase, producing the protein MKLAIVFGGASYEHEISIVSAITVMEKLSGYELTFVFCDQDHTFYMIDRGNMKAKYFASGDYKKAPVLTLTKGAFVQKRRLGSTEHAMPVLNLIHGADGEDGTVASLLSFFDISFIGPRTDASVLSFDKRMTKWFAAGRGVKTVAYEELHTAGARKVSTPMPCIVKPSRLGSSIGVSVVKSASELDYALDVAFEFDDSVIVEPFINGVKEYNLAGYRGAEGIVYSIIEEPQKNEFLDFDKKYLDFARSGEIGSAVIEDVLAVKLKMAFASIYEGLFEGALIRCDFFVIDGEVYLNEINPIPGSMANYLFADFPAAINDLLSNLPQSRRPQVDYKYIHSINAAKGK; encoded by the coding sequence TTGAAATTAGCGATTGTATTCGGCGGCGCGAGTTACGAGCACGAGATCAGCATCGTCAGCGCCATCACCGTGATGGAGAAACTTTCCGGCTATGAGCTGACGTTCGTGTTCTGCGACCAGGACCACACCTTCTACATGATCGACCGCGGTAACATGAAGGCGAAGTATTTTGCTTCCGGCGACTATAAAAAGGCCCCCGTGCTGACCCTGACCAAAGGGGCGTTCGTCCAGAAACGGCGCCTGGGCTCCACCGAGCATGCGATGCCGGTGCTGAACCTGATCCACGGCGCGGACGGCGAGGACGGGACGGTCGCGTCGCTGCTGTCGTTCTTCGATATCTCCTTCATCGGCCCGCGCACGGATGCCTCGGTACTCAGTTTCGACAAGCGCATGACCAAGTGGTTCGCCGCGGGCCGCGGCGTCAAGACGGTGGCGTACGAGGAGCTGCATACGGCGGGGGCACGCAAGGTGTCTACGCCGATGCCCTGCATCGTCAAGCCTTCGCGCCTGGGGAGCTCCATCGGGGTCAGCGTCGTCAAAAGCGCATCGGAACTCGATTATGCCCTCGACGTCGCCTTCGAGTTCGATGACAGCGTTATCGTCGAGCCTTTTATCAACGGGGTCAAAGAGTACAACCTGGCCGGCTACCGTGGTGCAGAGGGGATCGTCTACTCCATCATCGAAGAGCCGCAGAAGAACGAGTTCCTCGATTTCGACAAGAAGTACCTTGACTTCGCCCGCAGCGGTGAGATCGGCAGCGCCGTTATCGAGGACGTTCTGGCCGTGAAGCTCAAAATGGCATTCGCCTCCATCTACGAAGGGCTCTTCGAAGGGGCCCTGATCCGCTGTGACTTCTTCGTCATCGACGGCGAGGTCTACCTCAACGAGATCAACCCCATCCCGGGCTCGATGGCGAACTACCTCTTCGCGGATTTCCCCGCGGCCATCAATGACCTGCTTTCAAACCTGCCGCAGTCGCGCCGTCCGCAGGTCGATTACAAATACATCCACTCCATCAACGCAGCCAAAGGAAAATAG
- a CDS encoding alpha/beta hydrolase translates to MALKTLQYAQHTFSISYEIINPGARHTIVFLHGWGSNKELMKQAFGQTLDTFRHVYVDLPGFGNSTAPIALDSENYADIMELFLAQINANDKEVIVGHSFGGKVATLLRPRLLVLLSSAGIVWPKPLKVRVKIAAFKLLKTLGLAKLRSRFVAEDAKSLNKVMYETFKRVVNEDFSGTFRHFGGRALLCWGRDDTATPMKSAEKISTLIENSRLVAMEGDHYFFLKQPDAVAAEIAAEITRSVK, encoded by the coding sequence GTGGCCCTTAAGACCCTCCAATATGCACAGCACACCTTCTCGATCAGCTACGAGATCATCAACCCCGGGGCGAGGCACACGATCGTTTTCCTGCACGGGTGGGGATCGAACAAAGAGCTGATGAAGCAGGCGTTCGGCCAAACGCTCGACACCTTCCGCCACGTCTACGTCGACCTGCCGGGCTTCGGGAACTCGACCGCGCCGATCGCGCTCGACAGCGAGAACTATGCCGACATCATGGAGCTTTTCCTGGCGCAGATCAACGCCAATGACAAAGAGGTGATCGTCGGTCACTCCTTCGGCGGGAAGGTCGCAACCCTGCTGCGCCCCCGCCTTCTGGTGCTGCTCTCCTCGGCGGGGATCGTCTGGCCGAAACCGCTGAAAGTGCGGGTAAAGATCGCCGCGTTCAAACTGCTCAAGACCCTGGGGCTGGCCAAACTGCGGTCGCGCTTCGTCGCCGAGGATGCCAAGAGCCTCAACAAGGTGATGTACGAGACGTTCAAACGCGTCGTCAACGAAGATTTTTCCGGTACCTTCCGCCACTTCGGCGGGCGGGCGCTGCTGTGCTGGGGCCGTGACGATACGGCAACGCCGATGAAAAGCGCGGAGAAGATCAGCACGCTCATCGAAAACAGCCGGCTTGTCGCGATGGAGGGGGACCACTACTTCTTCCTCAAACAGCCTGACGCGGTAGCGGCCGAGATCGCCGCCGAGATTACGCGGAGCGTGAAGTGA
- the murF gene encoding UDP-N-acetylmuramoyl-tripeptide--D-alanyl-D-alanine ligase, with translation MTPAALQTLAVVTNLALVLALGWYLILNLQWYSYKLERVVLNHHKRSWHLFYFVTPFLAYFILGEFFPPFFLLYLGAFIWWYRRLDKKLVLTWRVKRFLILLGALALFGDFLCLIKSCGMLPLFLPLLLAWLLSTGIEKFLFLAYKREAQRKLARLENLTVVAVTGSYGKTSMKNFIAQLLGTQFEVYMTPRSVNTLGGIIKDINEALPETARVYVCEAGARRPGDILEIAQLVAPHYAVVGKVGPQHLEYFGDLETIVRTKLELIQSPRLKAAFVHYEATEEPHEKVRFFGAEIENIAADLEGTAFDLALGGAHLHLHAPVLGGFNAVNIEAAVLIGRAMGMQDDAIIRGVEALKPVEHRLQRIDAGGKIILDDGYNGNIDGMKEGIRLCALHPGRKVIVTPGLVESTEALNRELIEAINGVFNLVIVTGKLNAAQFKAELTIADAVYLEEKSTLTSVLAEKTRPGDIIYFANDAPNFI, from the coding sequence GTGACCCCGGCGGCTCTGCAGACACTGGCGGTCGTAACCAACCTCGCGCTGGTGCTGGCGCTGGGGTGGTATCTCATCCTCAACCTGCAGTGGTACAGCTACAAGCTCGAGCGCGTCGTCCTCAACCACCACAAACGCAGCTGGCACCTTTTTTACTTCGTTACCCCTTTTCTCGCCTATTTCATCCTGGGCGAATTTTTCCCGCCCTTTTTCCTCCTCTACCTGGGAGCCTTCATCTGGTGGTACCGTCGTCTGGACAAGAAACTGGTCCTGACCTGGCGGGTCAAACGTTTTCTCATCCTGCTCGGCGCGCTGGCGCTCTTCGGTGATTTCCTCTGCCTCATCAAGAGCTGCGGCATGCTGCCCCTTTTCCTCCCGCTGCTGCTGGCGTGGCTGCTCTCGACAGGCATAGAGAAGTTCCTTTTCCTTGCCTATAAGCGGGAGGCGCAGCGCAAACTGGCCCGGCTGGAAAACCTGACGGTCGTCGCCGTGACGGGGAGCTATGGCAAAACGAGCATGAAGAACTTTATCGCCCAGCTGCTCGGGACGCAGTTCGAGGTCTACATGACGCCGCGCAGCGTCAATACCCTGGGCGGAATCATCAAAGATATCAACGAAGCCCTTCCCGAAACGGCCCGGGTTTACGTCTGCGAGGCGGGCGCGCGCCGTCCCGGGGACATCCTCGAGATCGCGCAGCTCGTTGCACCGCACTATGCCGTCGTCGGCAAGGTCGGCCCGCAGCACCTGGAGTATTTCGGCGACCTGGAGACGATCGTGCGCACCAAGCTGGAACTGATCCAGTCACCCCGCCTGAAAGCGGCGTTCGTCCACTATGAAGCGACCGAAGAACCGCATGAGAAAGTGCGTTTCTTCGGGGCGGAGATCGAAAACATCGCCGCCGACCTTGAAGGGACGGCATTCGACCTCGCCCTCGGCGGGGCGCATCTGCACCTGCACGCCCCGGTGCTCGGAGGCTTCAATGCCGTCAATATCGAGGCCGCCGTGCTGATCGGACGGGCGATGGGGATGCAAGATGATGCCATCATCAGGGGCGTGGAAGCCCTGAAACCGGTCGAACACCGTCTGCAGCGCATCGATGCCGGCGGCAAGATCATCCTCGACGACGGCTACAACGGCAATATCGACGGGATGAAAGAGGGGATCCGCCTCTGTGCTTTGCACCCGGGGCGCAAAGTGATCGTCACCCCGGGCCTCGTGGAGAGCACGGAAGCCCTCAACCGCGAACTGATCGAGGCGATCAACGGGGTGTTCAACCTCGTCATCGTGACCGGGAAGCTCAACGCGGCGCAGTTCAAGGCGGAACTCACCATCGCCGACGCTGTCTATCTCGAAGAGAAAAGCACCCTGACATCCGTCCTGGCCGAGAAGACCCGCCCCGGCGATATCATCTACTTCGCCAACGACGCTCCGAACTTTATCTAG
- a CDS encoding TIGR03545 family protein — MQFLLKLFKALNSAQSPWQVTLAITLGMIAGLTPISGLQNAVILLIAFLLNIHLGLFFVSAALFAGVGYLFDPWFEQLGYAILSSEGLQGLWTGFYNNGFVRLTHFNNTLVMGATVVSLLLAVPLYLLLGFLIGRYRTVLARFLERRPVLGTFGFLKATTHLDPTVRWWGAGLYVAGGGIVTAVALLVIDPLLKWTVETGGSLALQRDVRVGAVDTDFSKGAVTLHRLEVAGKKEGVDAVSADLISFDADLTALLMDKVHIEKMIISGVGFDTPATLKKSPAEAKAATSAEGEGSTFALPTFEFPDPKTLLAKADLQSVKVYNDAQKEIGEIKARWEKASKEELNADGLADLQADLDKLKTMSQSKDPQSMIKLAQEAKAFKAKVEARKKALEKLKADFDNDRKRIAALMQQVKDAPMADYNRLKSTYTLDGNGALNVIGGLFGEKIKGYLALAREYYAMVSPYLGSAGGENPPEEAVPPRGEGRWMRYPQTVPSPDMLVALTQIDGLFKSQAFSGTVNDISDNQKALGRPLTFKATSDGPTVKGLVLSGEDNRLGDTVKDSVNFKALQIPLDALDMKPVMLDKSNLAMTGTLSLSDASALAGSGSFAFSDAAITAEGLGGKTGEIVSGILSGISAFKLETTLGGTLTAPTIGVTSDLDRQISQGLGKAMGKELEKYQGELKSLLGGDTAAQLADLKSSESGIADVDKLVGDQNTMLGKLAEEAAKLAGGGAVSDKLKGALPF; from the coding sequence ATGCAATTTCTTCTCAAGCTTTTCAAAGCCCTGAACTCCGCCCAAAGCCCCTGGCAGGTGACGCTGGCGATCACGCTCGGGATGATCGCGGGGCTGACGCCCATCAGCGGCCTGCAGAATGCGGTGATCCTTCTGATTGCCTTTCTGCTCAATATCCACCTGGGGCTCTTCTTCGTCTCGGCGGCGCTTTTCGCAGGAGTAGGCTACCTCTTCGACCCCTGGTTCGAACAGCTCGGCTACGCTATTCTCAGCAGCGAAGGGCTTCAGGGGCTCTGGACGGGCTTCTACAACAACGGTTTTGTCCGCCTGACGCACTTCAACAACACCCTGGTCATGGGGGCGACGGTCGTCTCGCTGCTGCTGGCCGTACCGCTCTACCTGCTGCTGGGCTTTCTGATCGGGCGTTACCGTACGGTACTGGCGAGGTTCCTCGAACGCCGACCCGTCCTGGGAACCTTCGGTTTCCTCAAAGCGACGACGCACCTGGACCCGACGGTGCGCTGGTGGGGTGCGGGCCTCTACGTCGCCGGAGGGGGGATCGTCACCGCCGTCGCGCTGCTGGTCATCGACCCGCTGCTCAAATGGACGGTGGAAACGGGCGGCAGCCTGGCGCTGCAGCGTGATGTCCGTGTCGGCGCCGTCGATACCGATTTCAGCAAGGGCGCCGTCACGCTTCACCGCCTCGAAGTCGCGGGCAAAAAAGAGGGGGTCGATGCCGTTTCGGCGGACCTGATCAGTTTCGATGCGGATCTGACGGCACTGCTGATGGACAAAGTGCATATCGAGAAGATGATCATCAGCGGCGTCGGTTTCGACACCCCGGCGACACTGAAAAAATCCCCGGCGGAAGCAAAAGCGGCGACGTCGGCGGAGGGAGAAGGCAGCACATTCGCGCTCCCGACCTTTGAGTTCCCCGACCCCAAGACTCTGCTAGCCAAAGCAGACCTGCAGTCGGTCAAGGTCTACAACGATGCGCAAAAAGAGATCGGCGAGATCAAGGCGCGCTGGGAGAAGGCCTCGAAGGAGGAGCTGAACGCTGACGGCCTCGCGGACCTGCAGGCGGACCTGGACAAGCTTAAGACGATGAGCCAGTCGAAGGACCCGCAGTCGATGATCAAACTGGCCCAGGAGGCCAAGGCGTTCAAAGCGAAAGTAGAGGCACGTAAAAAGGCGCTCGAGAAGCTCAAGGCGGACTTCGACAACGACCGCAAACGCATTGCCGCGCTGATGCAGCAGGTCAAAGACGCCCCGATGGCAGATTACAACCGCCTCAAATCGACCTATACCCTCGACGGAAACGGCGCGCTGAATGTTATCGGCGGACTCTTCGGCGAGAAGATCAAAGGCTACCTGGCGCTGGCGCGCGAATACTACGCGATGGTCTCTCCCTACCTCGGCAGTGCCGGGGGTGAAAACCCGCCGGAGGAGGCGGTACCGCCGCGGGGTGAAGGGCGCTGGATGCGCTACCCGCAGACCGTGCCGAGCCCGGACATGCTGGTGGCCCTGACCCAGATCGACGGCCTCTTCAAAAGCCAGGCCTTCTCCGGCACCGTTAACGACATCTCCGACAACCAGAAGGCGCTGGGGCGCCCGCTGACGTTCAAGGCGACGAGTGACGGCCCGACGGTCAAGGGGCTCGTGCTTTCCGGTGAAGACAACCGCCTGGGCGACACGGTAAAGGACAGCGTCAACTTCAAAGCGCTGCAAATTCCGCTGGATGCGCTCGATATGAAACCGGTCATGCTGGACAAGAGCAACCTGGCCATGACGGGGACGCTCAGCCTCAGCGATGCCTCTGCGCTTGCCGGGAGCGGCAGCTTCGCGTTCAGCGATGCGGCCATTACGGCCGAGGGGCTCGGCGGCAAAACGGGTGAGATCGTCTCAGGCATTCTCAGCGGGATTTCCGCGTTCAAGCTGGAGACGACCCTGGGCGGGACACTGACGGCACCGACCATCGGCGTCACGTCCGACCTGGACCGCCAGATCTCCCAGGGGCTCGGCAAAGCGATGGGCAAGGAGCTTGAAAAGTACCAGGGCGAGCTCAAGTCGCTGCTGGGCGGGGATACCGCGGCGCAGCTGGCGGATCTGAAATCGTCGGAGTCCGGCATTGCCGACGTCGACAAGCTCGTCGGCGACCAGAACACGATGCTAGGCAAGCTCGCCGAGGAAGCAGCCAAACTGGCCGGCGGCGGCGCGGTCAGCGACAAACTCAAAGGCGCGCTCCCGTTCTAG
- a CDS encoding TlpA disulfide reductase family protein, protein MKRVIMMAAALLLMFGAADAAEMFTLKAAGEKTIVATELPNGMRFKGYEGKPVLVNFFGKQCRYCKKEIPHLVAMEKRYGDKVGIFGIHMQGRMMPQDRTHLAGAAGFNYPVFEYEDNMAIVRHIGSRAQFNGSIPFNIIFNGKGEVSEIIPGYLSDKDLEMIFDELLKK, encoded by the coding sequence ATGAAAAGAGTAATCATGATGGCGGCGGCGCTGCTGCTGATGTTCGGGGCGGCGGATGCCGCGGAGATGTTTACGCTCAAAGCGGCGGGCGAGAAGACGATCGTCGCGACGGAACTGCCCAACGGCATGCGTTTCAAAGGCTACGAGGGCAAACCGGTGCTGGTAAACTTTTTCGGGAAACAGTGCCGCTACTGCAAGAAGGAGATCCCGCATCTCGTTGCGATGGAAAAACGCTACGGAGATAAAGTCGGTATTTTCGGTATCCATATGCAGGGGCGCATGATGCCGCAGGACCGCACGCATCTGGCAGGGGCCGCGGGGTTCAACTACCCCGTATTCGAATACGAGGACAATATGGCGATCGTCCGGCATATCGGTTCCCGGGCACAATTCAACGGCAGCATCCCATTCAATATCATCTTTAACGGCAAAGGCGAGGTTTCCGAGATTATCCCGGGCTATCTGAGCGATAAGGACCTTGAGATGATCTTCGACGAACTGCTCAAGAAGTGA
- a CDS encoding TRAP transporter small permease subunit: MTEQGKFAFIRLLIRSVGALSAAVLGMLVLLIVFDATRRYLFHEGSVALQELEWHLFDVVIMLGVAYAMHRGAHVRVDIFYDRFSERTKHLVNVVTMLFFVLPVSVLILFVSFDFVMMSFTQMEASSDPGGLPYRFLVKALIPLAFALLILQALRELAHAWQALKENV, translated from the coding sequence ATGACAGAGCAGGGGAAGTTTGCCTTTATCCGGCTGCTGATCCGTTCGGTAGGCGCCCTGAGCGCGGCCGTCCTGGGCATGCTGGTGCTCCTGATCGTCTTTGACGCCACCCGCCGCTACCTCTTCCATGAGGGCTCCGTCGCGCTGCAGGAGCTGGAGTGGCACCTCTTCGACGTGGTCATCATGCTCGGCGTCGCCTATGCCATGCACCGGGGGGCGCATGTGCGCGTCGATATCTTCTACGACCGCTTCTCCGAACGGACCAAGCATCTCGTCAACGTGGTGACGATGCTCTTTTTCGTGCTGCCGGTTTCCGTGCTGATCCTCTTTGTCAGTTTCGACTTCGTGATGATGAGTTTTACGCAGATGGAGGCCTCTTCCGACCCGGGCGGGCTTCCCTACCGTTTCCTCGTCAAGGCGCTGATCCCGCTGGCGTTCGCACTGCTGATCCTGCAGGCGCTGCGCGAACTGGCACATGCCTGGCAGGCGCTGAAGGAGAACGTGTGA
- a CDS encoding TRAP transporter large permease subunit yields MIALAMFVIALALLLSGIPVAFVFGGVALLFALLIPELGLQVFSLLPFRIYGIMGNTTLMAVPLFIAMGLILEKSKMAEKLLETMSGLFGGLRGGLAVSVVLVGTILAASTGIVSASVVMMSIIALPLMLQAGYNKGLASGTVAASGTLGQIIPPSIILIILGDVMNVSVGELFMGAVLPGLVLVGLYIVYILVYAALKPEAAPAASQGERVGIFKALAAIAPPLLLMVAVLGSIFAGIASPTESAAFGVVGALLLSAFNGTFGRSMVSYALLETVKLSGMIFMILIGATAFSLVFNELGGSDLVLEFFSHDIGNVWVFIGVAMLAIFILGFFIDFIEISFIVVPILVPVMHAFGIDPVWFAILIALNLQASFLTPPFGLALFFLKGAAGTMVTTLQIYRGIIPFILLQLLAIVIVILFPDLVFAFI; encoded by the coding sequence GTGATCGCACTGGCCATGTTCGTGATCGCGCTGGCGCTGCTGCTTTCGGGCATCCCCGTTGCCTTCGTCTTCGGCGGGGTCGCACTGCTTTTTGCGCTGCTGATCCCCGAGCTGGGGCTGCAGGTCTTCAGCCTGCTGCCGTTCCGCATCTACGGCATCATGGGCAATACGACCCTGATGGCCGTCCCGCTCTTCATCGCCATGGGGCTCATTCTGGAGAAGTCGAAAATGGCCGAGAAGCTTCTTGAGACCATGAGCGGCCTTTTCGGCGGCTTGCGCGGCGGGCTGGCCGTCAGCGTCGTGCTCGTCGGGACGATCCTTGCCGCCTCGACGGGCATCGTCAGCGCTTCGGTCGTGATGATGAGCATTATCGCCCTGCCGCTGATGCTGCAGGCCGGTTACAACAAGGGGCTGGCGTCGGGGACGGTCGCGGCCAGCGGCACGCTCGGACAGATCATTCCGCCCTCTATCATCCTCATCATTCTCGGCGACGTCATGAACGTCAGCGTCGGGGAGCTCTTCATGGGGGCGGTGCTTCCGGGGCTGGTGCTTGTCGGCCTCTATATCGTCTATATCCTGGTGTACGCGGCGCTGAAACCCGAAGCGGCCCCGGCGGCGTCGCAGGGCGAACGTGTCGGCATTTTCAAAGCCCTCGCGGCGATCGCACCGCCGCTGCTGCTGATGGTCGCGGTCCTCGGCTCCATCTTCGCCGGGATCGCGTCGCCGACGGAGTCGGCGGCATTCGGCGTCGTCGGTGCGCTGCTGCTCAGCGCCTTCAACGGCACGTTCGGCCGCTCCATGGTCAGCTACGCACTGCTGGAGACGGTCAAGCTCAGCGGGATGATTTTTATGATCCTGATCGGGGCAACGGCCTTCAGCCTCGTATTCAACGAGCTCGGCGGCAGCGACCTCGTGCTGGAGTTTTTCAGTCATGATATCGGGAACGTATGGGTCTTTATCGGGGTGGCGATGCTGGCCATCTTTATCCTTGGCTTCTTCATCGACTTCATCGAGATCTCCTTTATCGTCGTACCGATCCTCGTACCCGTCATGCACGCGTTCGGGATCGACCCCGTCTGGTTCGCGATCCTGATCGCGCTTAACCTGCAGGCCTCTTTCCTTACCCCGCCGTTCGGACTGGCGCTCTTTTTCCTCAAGGGGGCCGCCGGGACGATGGTGACGACGCTGCAGATCTACCGGGGAATCATCCCCTTTATCCTGCTGCAGCTGCTGGCGATCGTTATCGTCATCCTCTTTCCCGACCTCGTCTTCGCGTTCATATAG